The following coding sequences are from one Loxodonta africana isolate mLoxAfr1 chromosome 18, mLoxAfr1.hap2, whole genome shotgun sequence window:
- the LOC135228038 gene encoding olfactory receptor 1A1-like has protein sequence MREDNQSSTLNFILLGITSQQEQECVVFILFLFIYPITLLGNLLIILTILSDVHLHNPMYFFLANLSFVDILFSSVTIPKMLANHLVGSKAISFGGCLTQMYFMIALGNTDSYILAAMAYDRAVAISRPLHYTTIMSPKFCILLVAVSWVIANANALPHTLLTASLSFRGNQEVANFYCDITPLLKLSCSDTHLNVKMMYLGVGVFCVPLICITISYIRVFSTVLQVPSTKGVLKAFSTCGSHLTVVSLYYGTVMGTYFRPLTSYSLKDAVITVMYVAVTPMLNPFIYSLRNRDMKGALGKLFSKKISS, from the coding sequence ATGAGGGAAGACAATCAGTCCTCTACCCTGAATTTCATTCTCCTGGGAATTACCAGTCAACAGGAGCAGGAATGTGTTGTCTTCATTCTCTTCCTATTTATTTATCCCATCACACTGCTTGGAAATTTGCTCATCATCTTGACCATTCTTTCCGACGTTCATCTTCACaaccccatgtactttttccttgccaaccTCTCCTTTGTTGATATCCTTTTCTCGTCTGTAACCATCCCTAAGATGCTGGCAAACCACCTTGTGGGCAGCAAAGCCATCTCCTTTGGAGGATGCTTAACACAGATGTATTTCATGATTGCTTTGGGTAACACAGATAGCTATATCTTGGCTGCGATGGCATATGATCGTGCTGTAGCCATCAGCCGACCTCTCCATTATACAACAATTATGAGCCCGAAGTTTTGCATCCTGCTTGTTGCTGTGTCTTGGGTGATTGCAAATGCCAATGCCCTCCCCCACACTCTGCTCACAGCTAGTCTGTCCTTCCGTGGGAACCAGGAAGTGGCCAACTTCTACTGTGACATTACACCTTTGCTCAAATTGTCCTGTTCAGATACCCACTTGAATGTAAAAATGATGTACCTAGGAGTTGGTGTTTTCTGTGTGCCATTAATATGCATTACCATCTCCTATATCCGGGTCTTCTCCACTGTCCTACAGGTTCCATCCACCAAGGGTGTGCTCAAAGCTTTCTCCACCTGTGGCTCCCACCTCACAGTTGTTTCTTTGTACTATGGGACAGTGATGGGCACGTATTTCCGTCCTCTGACCAGCTACAGTCTGAAGGATGCAGTGATAACTGTGATGTACGTGGCAGTGACCCCAATGTTAAATCCTTTCATCTACAGTCTGAGAAACCGGGACATGAAGGGTGCCTTAGGGAAACTCTTCAGCAAGAAAATTTCCTCATAA